A genomic window from Streptomyces broussonetiae includes:
- a CDS encoding YbaB/EbfC family nucleoid-associated protein, which yields MFPGGGQPNMQQLLQQAQKMQQDLQRAQEELANTEVDGQAGGGLVQATVTGSGELRALRIDPKAVDPEDTETLADLIVAAVHAANENAQALQQQKLGPLAQGLGGGTGIPGLPF from the coding sequence GTGTTTCCCGGTGGTGGCCAGCCCAACATGCAGCAGTTGCTCCAGCAGGCCCAGAAGATGCAGCAGGACCTGCAGCGGGCGCAGGAGGAACTGGCGAACACGGAGGTCGACGGGCAGGCGGGCGGCGGTCTGGTGCAGGCCACGGTGACCGGCTCCGGTGAGCTGCGCGCGCTCAGGATCGACCCGAAGGCGGTGGACCCGGAGGACACCGAGACCCTCGCCGACCTGATCGTGGCGGCCGTCCACGCGGCCAACGAGAACGCGCAGGCGCTCCAGCAGCAGAAGCTCGGCCCGCTGGCCCAGGGCCTCGGCGGCGGCACGGGCATCCCCGGTCTGCCGTTCTGA
- the recR gene encoding recombination mediator RecR translates to MYEGVVQDLIDELGRLPGVGPKSAQRIAFHILQAEPTDVQRLAQALMEVKAKVRFCATCGNVAQEELCGICRDPRRDSSVICVVEEPKDVVAIERTREFRGRYHVLGGAISPIEGVGPDDLRIRELLARLADGTVTELILATDPNLEGEATATYLARMIKPMGLKVTRLASGLPVGGDLEYADEVTLGRAFEGRRLLDV, encoded by the coding sequence GTGTACGAAGGCGTGGTCCAGGACCTCATCGACGAGCTGGGGCGGCTGCCCGGCGTCGGTCCCAAGAGCGCGCAGCGGATCGCCTTCCACATCCTGCAGGCGGAGCCGACGGACGTGCAGCGTCTCGCCCAGGCCCTGATGGAGGTGAAGGCGAAGGTCCGCTTCTGCGCGACCTGCGGCAACGTGGCACAGGAGGAGCTGTGCGGCATCTGCCGTGACCCGCGCCGCGATTCCTCGGTCATCTGCGTGGTGGAGGAGCCCAAGGACGTGGTGGCGATCGAGCGCACCCGCGAATTCCGTGGCCGTTACCACGTCCTGGGCGGCGCGATCAGCCCGATCGAGGGCGTGGGTCCCGACGACCTGCGTATACGAGAACTTCTCGCGCGGTTGGCCGACGGGACGGTCACAGAACTGATCCTGGCGACGGACCCGAATCTGGAGGGCGAGGCCACCGCGACCTACCTCGCCCGGATGATCAAGCCCATGGGCCTGAAGGTCACCCGCCTGGCCAGCGGCCTCCCGGTGGGTGGCGACCTGGAATACGCGGACGAGGTGACCCTCGGCCGCGCCTTCGAGGGGAGACGACTCCTAGATGTCTGA
- a CDS encoding DUF5063 domain-containing protein, whose amino-acid sequence MSDATLHATAQNPDDFVVQIADQVESFLVAVTEVARGDEPGSTVPFLLLEVSQLLLAGGRLGAHEDIVPDERYEPDLGLEPDVDELRENLARLLDPVDVYSEVFDPYEPRRAPVPARISDDLADVIIDLRHGMAHYRAGRTTEALWWWQFSYFSNWGPTASAVLRALQSVLIHVRLNQPLEELEGLDTDQATMGDETLEFEAGRVMAEEIGGPLGMGPGK is encoded by the coding sequence ATGTCTGACGCCACACTGCACGCGACCGCGCAGAACCCGGACGATTTCGTGGTCCAGATCGCGGACCAGGTCGAGAGCTTCCTGGTGGCCGTAACGGAGGTGGCGAGGGGCGACGAGCCCGGCTCGACCGTGCCCTTCCTCCTCCTGGAGGTATCCCAGCTCCTGCTGGCCGGCGGGCGCCTGGGCGCACACGAGGACATCGTCCCCGACGAGCGCTACGAGCCCGACCTCGGCCTGGAGCCGGACGTCGACGAACTCCGCGAGAACCTGGCCCGCCTCCTGGACCCGGTGGACGTGTACTCGGAGGTCTTCGACCCCTACGAGCCGCGCAGGGCGCCCGTCCCGGCCCGGATCTCCGACGACCTGGCCGACGTCATCATCGACCTGCGCCACGGCATGGCCCACTACCGCGCGGGCCGCACCACCGAGGCCCTGTGGTGGTGGCAGTTCTCCTACTTCTCCAACTGGGGCCCCACGGCCTCCGCCGTCCTGCGCGCCCTGCAGTCGGTCCTCATCCACGTCCGCCTCAACCAGCCCCTGGAGGAACTGGAGGGTCTCGACACCGACCAGGCCACGATGGGCGACGAGACCCTGGAGTTCGAGGCGGGGCGGGTCATGGCGGAGGAGATCGGGGGACCGCTGGGGATGGGGCCGGGCAAGTAA
- a CDS encoding sulfite exporter TauE/SafE family protein has protein sequence MTEILLAAVVLLGGCVQWLTGMGFALVAVPGLVLLLGPAQGVVLANCAAGAISVVGLAGGWRRVRPAAMVPLCLAAACTVPAGAWTTRQLPRPVLLSTMGALVTAAVLLVLRGARVPALRGGRGAMTAGALGGFMNAAAGVGGPPMSLYALNAGWTVREFVPNAQFCGVAVNAFSVAANGAPHLTAPQWLTTAAAMTAGALAGSRISTRIPERGARHLVLLLALAGGATTMAKGLWGVVNGH, from the coding sequence ATGACGGAGATTCTGCTCGCGGCGGTCGTCCTGCTCGGCGGATGCGTGCAGTGGCTGACCGGGATGGGCTTCGCGCTGGTCGCCGTACCGGGCCTGGTGCTGCTGCTCGGCCCCGCCCAGGGGGTCGTCCTCGCGAACTGCGCCGCCGGCGCGATCAGCGTCGTCGGCCTGGCGGGCGGCTGGCGCCGGGTCCGCCCGGCGGCGATGGTCCCGCTGTGCCTGGCGGCGGCCTGCACGGTCCCGGCGGGCGCCTGGACCACCCGTCAACTCCCGCGCCCGGTACTGCTGTCGACCATGGGCGCACTGGTGACGGCGGCCGTCCTCCTCGTGCTGCGCGGCGCCCGGGTCCCGGCCCTGAGGGGCGGCCGGGGCGCGATGACGGCCGGCGCACTGGGCGGCTTCATGAACGCGGCGGCGGGAGTGGGCGGCCCACCGATGTCCCTGTACGCCCTCAACGCGGGCTGGACGGTACGGGAGTTCGTGCCCAACGCCCAGTTCTGCGGCGTCGCCGTGAACGCCTTCTCCGTCGCCGCGAACGGCGCGCCCCACCTGACGGCACCGCAGTGGCTCACCACGGCGGCGGCGATGACGGCAGGCGCCCTGGCGGGCAGCAGGATCTCCACCCGGATCCCCGAACGCGGGGCCCGCCACCTGGTCCTCCTGCTGGCCCTGGCGGGCGGCGCCACCACGATGGCGAAGGGCCTGTGGGGAGTCGTGAACGGCCACTGA
- a CDS encoding aspartate kinase — MGLVVQKYGGSSVADAEGIKRVAKRIVEAKKNGNQVVVVVSAMGDTTDELIDLAEQVSPMPAGREFDMLLTAGERISMALLAMAIKNLGHEAQSFTGSQAGVITDSVHNKARIIDVTPGRIRDSLDKGNIAIVAGFQGVSADKKDITTLGRGGSDTTAVALAAALDAEVCEIYTDVDGVFTADPRAVKKAKKIDWISFEDMLELAASGSKVLLHRCVEYARRYNIPIHVRSSFSGLQGTWVSSEPIGDQKVEQAIISGVAHDTSEAKITVVGVPDKPGEAAAIFRTIADAQINIDMVVQNVSAASTGLTDISFTLPKTEGRKAIDALEKNRPGIGFDSLRYDDQIGKISLVGAGMKTNPGVTASFFEALSDAGVNIELISTSEIRISVVTRKDDVPEAVRAVHTAFGLDSDTDEAVVYGGTGR; from the coding sequence GTGGGCCTTGTCGTGCAGAAGTACGGAGGCTCCTCCGTAGCCGATGCCGAAGGCATCAAGCGCGTCGCCAAGCGGATCGTGGAAGCGAAGAAGAACGGCAACCAGGTTGTCGTCGTCGTTTCCGCGATGGGCGACACGACGGACGAGCTGATCGATCTCGCCGAGCAGGTTTCTCCGATGCCTGCCGGGCGCGAATTCGACATGCTGCTGACCGCCGGAGAGCGGATCTCCATGGCCCTGCTGGCGATGGCGATCAAAAACCTGGGCCACGAGGCCCAGTCCTTCACCGGCAGCCAGGCAGGCGTCATCACCGACTCGGTCCACAACAAAGCCCGGATCATCGACGTCACGCCGGGCCGGATCCGGGATTCGCTGGACAAGGGCAACATCGCGATCGTCGCCGGTTTCCAGGGCGTCAGTGCCGACAAGAAGGACATCACCACCCTCGGCCGCGGTGGTTCCGACACCACGGCCGTGGCGCTCGCCGCCGCGCTCGACGCCGAGGTCTGCGAGATCTACACCGACGTGGACGGTGTGTTCACCGCCGACCCGCGTGCGGTGAAGAAGGCGAAGAAGATCGACTGGATCTCCTTCGAGGACATGCTGGAGCTGGCGGCCTCCGGTTCCAAGGTGCTGCTCCACCGCTGTGTGGAGTACGCCCGCCGCTACAACATCCCGATCCACGTCCGGTCCAGCTTCAGCGGACTGCAGGGCACGTGGGTCAGCAGTGAGCCGATTGGGGACCAGAAGGTGGAGCAGGCCATCATCTCCGGTGTCGCGCACGACACCTCCGAGGCCAAGATCACGGTCGTCGGCGTACCGGACAAGCCGGGTGAGGCCGCCGCGATCTTCCGGACCATCGCCGATGCCCAGATCAACATCGACATGGTCGTGCAGAACGTGTCCGCCGCCTCCACCGGCCTGACGGACATCTCCTTCACGCTGCCCAAGACCGAGGGCCGCAAGGCCATCGACGCGCTGGAGAAGAACCGTCCCGGCATCGGCTTCGACTCGCTGCGCTACGACGACCAGATCGGGAAGATCTCGCTGGTCGGCGCGGGTATGAAGACCAACCCGGGGGTCACGGCCTCGTTCTTCGAGGCGCTGAGCGACGCGGGCGTGAACATCGAGCTGATCTCGACCTCCGAGATCCGTATCTCGGTCGTCACCCGCAAGGACGACGTGCCCGAGGCCGTCCGCGCCGTGCACACCGCCTTCGGGCTCGACTCCGACACCGACGAGGCCGTCGTCTACGGCGGCACGGGCCGATGA
- a CDS encoding aspartate-semialdehyde dehydrogenase, translated as MTGRPTLAVVGATGAVGAVMLQILSQRADVWGEIRLVASPRSAGRKLAVRGEEVEVVALTEDAFDGVDIALFDVPDEVAAQWAPIAAARGAVVVDNSAAFRLDPEVPLVVPEVNPHAARVRPRGIVANPNCTTLTMIVALGALHAEFGLRELVVSSYQAVSGAGRAGVEALRAQLSLVAGTELGTKPGDVRRAVGDDTGPFPEPVALNVVPWAGSLREDGWSSEEMKVRDESRKILGLPRLPVAVTCVRVPVVTTHSLTVHARFQGEVTVDGAREILATAPGVVLYDDPAAGEFPTPADVVGTDPTWVGRVRRALDDPTALELFVCGDNLRKGAALNTAQIAELVAAEFC; from the coding sequence ATGACCGGCAGGCCGACGCTCGCGGTCGTGGGAGCGACCGGAGCCGTCGGCGCGGTCATGCTCCAGATCCTGTCCCAGCGCGCGGACGTCTGGGGTGAGATCCGCCTGGTCGCGTCCCCGCGCTCGGCCGGCCGCAAGCTGGCCGTGCGCGGCGAGGAGGTCGAGGTGGTGGCCCTGACGGAGGACGCCTTCGACGGGGTCGACATCGCCCTGTTCGACGTGCCCGACGAGGTCGCCGCGCAGTGGGCGCCGATCGCCGCCGCACGCGGTGCGGTCGTCGTCGACAACTCGGCCGCCTTCCGGCTGGACCCCGAGGTGCCGCTCGTGGTGCCCGAGGTCAACCCGCACGCCGCACGGGTCCGCCCGCGCGGGATCGTCGCCAACCCCAACTGCACGACCCTGACGATGATCGTCGCCCTGGGCGCGCTGCACGCCGAGTTCGGGCTGCGCGAGCTGGTGGTGTCGTCGTACCAGGCGGTGAGCGGGGCCGGCCGGGCCGGTGTGGAGGCGCTGCGCGCCCAGCTGTCCCTGGTGGCCGGCACCGAGCTGGGTACCAAGCCCGGGGACGTACGGCGGGCCGTCGGGGACGACACCGGGCCCTTCCCGGAGCCGGTCGCGCTGAACGTCGTCCCCTGGGCCGGGTCGCTGCGCGAGGACGGCTGGTCGTCGGAGGAGATGAAGGTCCGCGACGAGTCCCGCAAGATCCTCGGGCTGCCTCGGCTGCCGGTCGCCGTGACCTGTGTCCGGGTGCCCGTGGTCACCACGCACTCGCTGACCGTCCACGCCCGCTTCCAGGGGGAGGTCACCGTGGACGGGGCCAGGGAGATCCTCGCGACCGCGCCCGGCGTGGTGCTGTACGACGACCCGGCCGCCGGTGAGTTCCCGACTCCGGCGGATGTCGTGGGGACCGATCCGACCTGGGTGGGCCGGGTACGGCGGGCCCTGGACGACCCGACCGCGCTCGAGCTGTTCGTGTGCGGCGACAACCTGCGCAAGGGTGCCGCGCTGAACACCGCACAGATCGCGGAGCTGGTCGCTGCCGAGTTCTGCTGA
- a CDS encoding SigE family RNA polymerase sigma factor, protein MAEVLELSAARGTAALRPPRAVLRPRPPGGMPVIAPMPAARPARIPGQRDGSDESAGAAASATVGTTVDHLTETYRAHYRSLLGLAALLLDDTASCEDVVQEAFIRVHSARKRVRDPEKTLAYLRQTVVNLSRSTLRRRILGLKLLSKPMPDMASAEEGAYDQLERRDLIKAMKGLQRRQREVLVLRYFADMTEAQVAETLGLSLGSVKAYGSRGIAALRVAMEAPA, encoded by the coding sequence GTGGCAGAGGTACTCGAACTCAGCGCGGCCCGCGGCACCGCGGCTCTCCGGCCGCCCCGTGCGGTGCTCCGGCCCCGCCCGCCCGGCGGCATGCCGGTGATCGCGCCCATGCCCGCCGCGCGGCCCGCCCGCATACCCGGTCAGCGAGACGGATCCGACGAGAGTGCGGGGGCCGCCGCGTCCGCGACCGTCGGGACCACCGTCGATCACCTCACCGAGACCTACCGCGCGCACTACCGCTCGCTGCTGGGTCTCGCCGCGCTGCTCCTCGACGACACCGCCTCCTGCGAGGACGTCGTCCAGGAGGCCTTCATCCGCGTGCACTCCGCCCGCAAACGCGTCCGCGACCCCGAGAAGACCCTCGCCTACCTCCGCCAGACGGTCGTCAACCTCTCCCGGTCCACGCTGCGCCGGCGCATCCTCGGCCTGAAGCTGCTCTCCAAGCCGATGCCCGACATGGCCAGTGCGGAGGAGGGCGCCTACGACCAGCTGGAGCGCCGGGATCTGATCAAGGCGATGAAGGGGCTGCAGCGCCGCCAGCGCGAGGTCCTTGTGCTGCGCTACTTCGCGGACATGACCGAGGCCCAGGTCGCCGAGACCCTCGGGCTCTCGCTGGGTTCGGTGAAGGCGTACGGCTCGCGCGGCATCGCCGCGCTGCGGGTGGCCATGGAGGCACCGGCATGA
- a CDS encoding SURF1 family protein gives MYRFLLTPRWWGINVFVLLAIPFCIFMGSWQLSRFEARVHDSHAATKQAASDQRETARPLDSMLPVDTATSGRRVTARGHYGTQLLVPGRQLGDKQGFYVLTLLRTDSGKALPVVRGWLPGTAQAAKAPAPPTGEVTVTGALQASETPGDNGVSAAGGLPAGQTAAISSASLVNLVPYKLYDAWITLDRADSGMTAVPASAPAGTGLDLKAFQNLGYTGEWFVFAGFVVFMWFRLLRREAEAVRDAELGLAPKEQEEPQDTAPVSAP, from the coding sequence GTGTACCGCTTTCTGCTGACACCCCGCTGGTGGGGCATCAACGTCTTCGTGCTGCTCGCCATCCCGTTCTGCATCTTCATGGGGTCGTGGCAGCTGAGCCGGTTCGAGGCGCGGGTGCACGACAGCCATGCCGCGACCAAGCAGGCCGCCTCCGACCAGCGGGAGACCGCCAGGCCGCTGGACTCGATGCTGCCCGTCGACACGGCCACCTCGGGACGCCGGGTCACCGCGCGCGGCCACTACGGCACGCAGCTGCTGGTACCCGGCCGGCAGCTGGGCGACAAGCAGGGCTTCTACGTCCTGACACTGCTGCGCACCGACTCCGGCAAGGCGCTGCCCGTGGTGCGGGGCTGGCTGCCGGGCACGGCACAGGCGGCGAAGGCCCCGGCCCCGCCCACCGGAGAGGTCACGGTCACCGGCGCACTCCAGGCGTCCGAGACGCCCGGGGACAACGGGGTCAGCGCGGCCGGCGGGCTCCCCGCCGGGCAGACGGCGGCGATCAGCTCGGCGTCGCTGGTGAACCTGGTGCCGTACAAGCTGTACGACGCCTGGATCACGCTCGACAGGGCCGACTCCGGGATGACGGCCGTCCCCGCGAGCGCCCCGGCGGGCACCGGGCTGGACCTGAAGGCCTTCCAGAACCTCGGCTACACCGGCGAGTGGTTCGTCTTCGCCGGCTTCGTGGTCTTCATGTGGTTCCGCCTGCTCAGGCGCGAGGCCGAGGCGGTACGGGACGCCGAGCTGGGCCTGGCGCCCAAGGAGCAGGAGGAGCCGCAGGACACGGCGCCGGTGAGCGCCCCGTAG
- a CDS encoding class I SAM-dependent methyltransferase gives MTTEDPSASVPSNWREDNRAMWDERVPVHVAGDFYDLDAFRTRPDVLRDFETAEVGDVTGRTLLHLQCHIGTDTLSWAHRGAARVVGLDFSAPAVEAARALAAGLGHGPERAAFVTGDVYDAAQSVPEASYDIVYTGLGALCWLPDIRRWAETAASLVAPGGFLYLAEFHPVTESLDDATGTRIVRDYFARDAQVWDEPGTYADPDAETVHNRSVQWQHTLGDVVSALAATGLHIEFLHEHDVSVFPRFENFEVRGGYHRFPDGHPRIPLIYSLKATKG, from the coding sequence ATGACCACAGAAGACCCGTCGGCGTCCGTCCCGTCGAACTGGCGCGAGGACAATCGCGCCATGTGGGACGAAAGAGTTCCCGTCCATGTCGCGGGCGACTTCTACGACCTCGACGCCTTCCGCACCCGCCCGGACGTCCTGCGGGACTTCGAGACGGCCGAGGTCGGCGACGTCACCGGGAGGACCCTGCTGCACCTGCAGTGCCACATCGGCACCGACACCCTCTCCTGGGCCCACCGCGGCGCCGCCCGCGTCGTCGGCCTGGACTTCTCCGCCCCGGCCGTGGAGGCCGCCCGCGCGCTCGCGGCCGGCCTCGGCCACGGCCCCGAGCGCGCCGCCTTCGTCACGGGCGACGTGTACGACGCGGCGCAGTCGGTGCCCGAGGCGTCGTACGACATCGTCTACACCGGGCTCGGCGCGCTGTGCTGGCTGCCCGACATCCGCCGCTGGGCCGAGACGGCCGCCTCCCTGGTCGCCCCCGGCGGCTTCCTCTACCTCGCCGAGTTCCACCCGGTCACCGAGTCCCTGGACGACGCGACCGGCACCCGGATCGTGCGCGACTACTTCGCCCGCGACGCCCAGGTGTGGGACGAGCCCGGCACCTATGCCGACCCGGACGCCGAGACGGTCCACAACCGCAGCGTCCAGTGGCAGCACACGCTCGGCGACGTCGTCTCCGCGCTCGCCGCGACCGGACTGCACATCGAGTTCCTGCACGAGCACGACGTGTCGGTCTTCCCCCGTTTCGAGAACTTCGAGGTCCGGGGCGGCTACCACCGCTTCCCGGACGGCCATCCGCGCATCCCGCTGATCTACTCGCTGAAGGCCACCAAGGGCTGA
- a CDS encoding S9 family peptidase, protein MSESSTQDMPDWEKRFRAPRVSLPDWAEDAPDRSLFVSNATGTYELYAWDRATGEQRQATDRPNGTTDGVLSPDGAFIWWFDDKDGDEFGIWRRQPFTGGQAEPAVPGLEPSYPAGLALARDGRTAVVGRSTDEDGTTIHLARQGEDPVEIYRHRESAGVGDLSHDGSLIAVEHTEHGDAMHAALRVLRPDGTTVAELDDTKNGTEELGLEVLGFAPVDGDTRLLIGHQRRGRWEPLVWDVASGEETDLALDLPGDVSAEWYPDGSALLVAHGFEARSELFRLDLASRELTRIPTPPGTVSGATARPDGSVEYLWSSAEQPSAVRSTSGGVVLDPPGLTCPPSVAVEDAWVAGPGGRIHALIQKPAGASGPLPTVFDLHGGPTWHDSDSFAAGPAAWVDQGYAVIRINYRGSTGYGRAWTDALKHRVGLIELEDVAAVRDWAVSSGLADPDRLVLTGGSWGGYLTLLGIGTQPDAWTVGIAVVPVADYVTAYHDEMEALKAMDRTLLGGTPEEVPERFEASSPLTYVDQVKAPVYISAGLNDPRCPIRQIDNYVKRLEARGASHEVYRYDAGHGSLVVDERIKQVRLEMDFAARHLPKA, encoded by the coding sequence ATGAGTGAGAGCAGTACGCAGGACATGCCGGACTGGGAGAAGCGGTTCAGGGCGCCGCGGGTGTCGCTGCCCGACTGGGCCGAGGACGCACCGGACCGCTCCCTGTTCGTGTCGAACGCGACGGGGACGTACGAGCTGTATGCCTGGGACCGTGCGACGGGCGAGCAGCGCCAGGCGACGGACCGGCCGAACGGCACGACGGACGGCGTGCTCTCACCGGACGGCGCCTTCATCTGGTGGTTCGACGACAAGGACGGCGACGAGTTCGGCATCTGGCGCCGCCAGCCCTTCACGGGCGGGCAGGCCGAGCCGGCGGTCCCCGGCCTCGAGCCCTCCTACCCGGCCGGGCTGGCCCTGGCCCGCGACGGACGCACGGCGGTCGTCGGCCGCTCCACGGACGAGGACGGTACGACGATCCACCTCGCCCGGCAGGGAGAGGACCCGGTCGAGATCTACCGGCACCGCGAGTCGGCGGGCGTCGGCGACCTCTCGCACGACGGCTCGCTGATCGCCGTCGAGCACACCGAGCACGGCGACGCCATGCATGCGGCACTGCGTGTGCTGCGCCCGGACGGCACGACGGTCGCTGAGCTGGACGACACCAAGAACGGAACCGAGGAGCTGGGCCTGGAGGTGCTCGGCTTCGCCCCCGTGGACGGCGACACCCGCCTGCTCATCGGGCACCAGCGCCGGGGCCGCTGGGAGCCCCTGGTGTGGGACGTGGCCTCGGGCGAGGAGACCGACCTCGCCCTGGACCTGCCGGGTGACGTCAGCGCCGAGTGGTATCCGGACGGCTCGGCCCTCCTCGTCGCGCACGGCTTCGAGGCCCGCAGCGAGCTGTTCCGCCTCGACCTGGCGAGCCGCGAGCTGACCCGCATCCCGACCCCGCCCGGCACGGTCTCCGGCGCCACGGCCCGCCCCGACGGCAGCGTGGAGTACCTGTGGTCCTCGGCCGAGCAGCCGTCGGCCGTGCGCTCCACGTCCGGCGGGGTGGTCCTGGACCCGCCCGGTCTGACGTGCCCGCCGTCGGTGGCGGTGGAGGACGCCTGGGTGGCGGGGCCCGGCGGCCGGATCCACGCCCTGATCCAGAAGCCGGCGGGCGCGAGCGGCCCCCTGCCGACGGTGTTCGACCTGCACGGCGGGCCGACCTGGCACGACAGCGACTCCTTCGCCGCGGGCCCGGCCGCCTGGGTCGACCAGGGGTACGCGGTGATCCGCATCAACTACCGCGGCTCGACGGGGTACGGCCGGGCCTGGACGGACGCCCTCAAGCACCGGGTGGGCCTGATCGAGCTGGAGGACGTGGCGGCGGTCCGTGACTGGGCGGTGTCGTCCGGCCTCGCCGACCCGGACCGCCTGGTGCTCACCGGTGGTTCCTGGGGCGGCTATCTCACCCTGCTCGGCATCGGCACCCAGCCCGACGCGTGGACGGTGGGCATCGCGGTCGTGCCCGTCGCGGACTACGTCACCGCGTACCACGACGAGATGGAAGCCCTGAAGGCCATGGACCGCACCCTGCTGGGCGGCACCCCGGAGGAGGTCCCCGAGCGCTTCGAGGCGTCCTCCCCGCTGACCTACGTCGACCAGGTCAAGGCGCCGGTCTACATCTCGGCGGGCCTCAACGACCCGCGCTGTCCGATCCGTCAGATCGACAACTACGTCAAGCGCCTGGAGGCCCGCGGCGCGTCCCACGAGGTCTACCGCTACGACGCCGGACACGGCTCCCTGGTGGTGGACGAACGCATCAAGCAGGTCCGCCTGGAGATGGACTTCGCGGCGCGGCACCTGCCCAAGGCGTAG
- a CDS encoding NAD-binding protein → MVVCGDDGLAHRLAAELRGVYGEQVTLVVPPNERTARPPVVGRARAASAALFDRVVSATVGRAGAVAGATTPPAASASGGADGQDGPRVLEAVGLDEAVLAEAGVERAAALALVFDDDETNIRAALTARRLNPRLRLVLRLYNRRLGQHIEELLDQAAALATGDGEGPADASTTVLSDADTAAPALAATAVTGTSKVVQTEGLLLRAVERPLSADGRPAGSGLYTLALLSAGDRAGGEGPDGNGEQETRLLPDDEEVARAGGRTALVLEQASAAGGPAATATGRRTGGRGANGRGVGGVPPLASLFSRRLRWSLAGMVACVVALAVALWLVSGIQPLRAFYYTLLDLFAIDDPAKEAPLGRQILQLLSALVGLLLLPVLLAAVLEALGTFRTASALRKPPRGLGGHVVLLGLGKIGTRVLTRLRELNVPVVCVESDPEARGLATARRLRVPVVLGDVTQEGVLEAAKIHRAYALLAVTSADTTNLEAVLYARTVRPDLRVVLRLYDDDFATAVYRTLRAAYPHALTRSRSVTHLAAPAFAGAMLGRQVVGAIPVGRKVLLFASVDVAGHPQLEGRTVREAFRAGSWRALALEGRTDTAPDHVLEKGDRVVVAATRRGLAELR, encoded by the coding sequence ATGGTGGTGTGCGGGGACGACGGGCTCGCGCACCGGCTGGCCGCCGAGTTGCGCGGGGTCTACGGCGAGCAGGTCACCCTGGTCGTACCGCCGAACGAGCGCACCGCCCGCCCGCCGGTGGTCGGCCGGGCCCGGGCGGCGTCGGCGGCGCTGTTCGACCGCGTGGTGAGCGCGACGGTGGGCCGGGCGGGTGCCGTCGCCGGGGCCACGACACCGCCCGCCGCGAGCGCCTCCGGCGGCGCGGACGGGCAGGACGGGCCCCGGGTGCTGGAGGCCGTCGGCCTCGACGAGGCCGTGCTCGCCGAGGCCGGGGTGGAGCGGGCCGCCGCGCTCGCCCTCGTCTTCGACGACGACGAGACCAACATCCGCGCCGCCCTGACCGCCCGCCGTCTCAACCCGCGCCTGCGCCTCGTCCTCAGGCTCTACAACCGCCGGTTGGGCCAGCACATCGAGGAACTCCTCGACCAGGCGGCCGCGTTGGCCACGGGCGACGGCGAGGGCCCCGCGGACGCCTCCACGACCGTGCTGTCCGACGCCGACACCGCCGCGCCCGCGCTCGCCGCGACCGCTGTCACGGGCACCAGCAAGGTCGTCCAGACCGAGGGCCTGCTGCTGCGGGCCGTGGAACGCCCGCTGTCCGCGGACGGGCGGCCCGCCGGCTCCGGGCTGTACACGCTGGCCCTGCTGTCGGCGGGCGACCGGGCCGGCGGGGAGGGCCCGGACGGCAACGGGGAGCAGGAGACGCGGCTGCTGCCCGACGACGAGGAGGTCGCCCGGGCCGGCGGGCGCACGGCGCTGGTGCTGGAGCAGGCGTCGGCGGCGGGCGGCCCGGCAGCGACCGCGACCGGCCGCCGGACGGGCGGACGTGGGGCGAACGGCCGCGGGGTGGGCGGCGTGCCGCCGCTCGCCTCGCTGTTCTCGCGCCGGCTGCGGTGGTCGCTGGCAGGCATGGTGGCCTGCGTCGTCGCGCTCGCCGTCGCGCTGTGGCTGGTGAGCGGGATCCAGCCGCTGCGCGCCTTCTACTACACCCTGCTCGACCTGTTCGCGATCGACGACCCCGCCAAGGAGGCACCCCTCGGCCGGCAGATCCTGCAACTCCTGTCCGCGCTCGTCGGGTTGCTGCTGCTGCCGGTACTCCTGGCGGCCGTACTCGAGGCGCTCGGCACCTTCCGCACCGCCTCCGCGCTGCGCAAGCCGCCGCGCGGCCTCGGCGGGCATGTGGTGCTGCTCGGTCTGGGCAAGATCGGCACCCGGGTACTGACCCGGCTGCGCGAACTGAACGTCCCCGTCGTGTGCGTGGAGTCCGACCCGGAGGCACGCGGACTCGCGACCGCGCGCCGGCTGCGGGTGCCGGTGGTGCTCGGCGACGTCACCCAGGAAGGCGTCCTGGAGGCCGCCAAGATCCACCGGGCGTACGCCCTCCTGGCCGTGACCAGCGCCGACACCACCAACCTGGAGGCCGTGCTGTACGCGCGGACCGTACGGCCCGATCTGCGGGTGGTGCTGCGGCTGTACGACGACGACTTCGCCACCGCCGTGTACCGCACCCTGCGGGCCGCCTATCCGCACGCGCTGACCCGGAGCCGGAGCGTCACGCACCTGGCCGCGCCCGCGTTCGCCGGGGCGATGCTCGGGCGGCAGGTGGTGGGCGCGATCCCCGTGGGCCGCAAGGTCCTGCTCTTCGCCTCCGTGGACGTGGCCGGCCATCCCCAGCTGGAGGGCCGCACCGTCCGCGAGGCCTTCCGGGCCGGCTCCTGGCGGGCCCTGGCCCTGGAGGGCCGCACCGACACGGCCCCGGACCATGTGCTGGAGAAAGGGGACCGTGTCGTCGTCGCCGCCACGCGCAGAGGCCTCGCGGAACTGCGCTGA